One part of the Arthrobacter tumbae genome encodes these proteins:
- a CDS encoding ATP-binding protein yields the protein MYFPLRAEAPEYQRRILDALREPLESGELVLHRAAGTATYPARFQLVLAANPCPCGQATGKGIDCHCSAQQRRRYFDRMSAPLLDRVDLQLAVHRVALQDFSGTATADSSAAVATRVAAARAAQHERLSKWELSTNAEVPAPLLHNELRLTRKATVSVDKKMERAAITKRGYDRVLRVAWTIADLTGRSSPNADDVTTALLFRAQEEAA from the coding sequence GTGTACTTTCCATTGCGGGCTGAGGCACCGGAATACCAGCGCCGCATTCTGGATGCGCTCCGCGAACCCCTGGAGAGCGGCGAACTGGTGCTCCACCGGGCGGCCGGAACAGCCACGTATCCTGCACGCTTCCAGTTGGTTCTCGCCGCCAATCCCTGCCCGTGCGGCCAGGCTACGGGAAAGGGTATCGACTGTCACTGCTCAGCACAGCAACGCCGGCGCTACTTTGACCGGATGTCCGCTCCGCTTCTTGACCGTGTCGATCTGCAACTGGCCGTCCACCGGGTCGCGCTTCAGGATTTCTCCGGCACAGCCACGGCGGACTCAAGCGCTGCCGTGGCCACGCGCGTTGCGGCAGCACGTGCCGCTCAACACGAGCGGCTCAGCAAGTGGGAGCTTTCCACCAACGCAGAGGTTCCCGCCCCGCTGCTGCACAACGAACTCAGACTCACCCGGAAGGCAACCGTTTCAGTGGACAAGAAGATGGAGCGGGCCGCCATCACCAAACGCGGCTACGACCGCGTTCTCCGCGTCGCCTGGACAATCGCTGACCTGACCGGTCGGTCCTCTCCCAACGCCGATGACGTCACCACAGCGCTGCTCTTTCGAGCCCAGGAGGAGGCGGCATGA
- a CDS encoding serine/threonine-protein kinase, whose amino-acid sequence MRLGGSSEVAKELGVSLSRVTALRQRPDFPDAVGEIAQGPIWDLDVVREWNQSGMRRSAGRPSAEQAKRTLGGRFVREDETIGHGGFADVYRAGDKKTGATIAVKILRNVDGVEEEAIKRFQRELRIMERLSHPNVVQVLAQGETGDGKVWYAMPLAQGSLADYLSLLKDNPPLIVDIIRQVCAGLNYIHGEGIFHRDLKPGNVLRLGTGDDGADTWAVSDFGLAVMAERDTDPLTSTYRQGLGSWVYTAPEQWQNARQANHLSDIYSLGKMLQELITGEWPVNVEITPGVFRPVIEKAIANTPSMRYQSVAEFREAVERTIDTEQDHQSWETREEQAERLRDRILGKPTFEDLVEVLDWAQSLNENDRDDMSALVRVLPWMSASSIGSLWERDAPAFMRVMERFCSYVATGSFSFESCDTLANFMRRVVGTTGSAPMLGKTVAALARLGAHHNRWHVRDVLIKILQNETTLDGAAEVVEAIRSIPIDEARWSVTDFTLRTLPRPIRTGLTPLLTEAS is encoded by the coding sequence ATGCGACTGGGTGGTTCGAGCGAGGTGGCCAAGGAGCTGGGCGTCTCACTGTCACGAGTGACGGCACTCCGACAGCGCCCCGACTTCCCCGATGCCGTCGGCGAGATCGCCCAGGGGCCGATCTGGGACCTGGACGTGGTGCGTGAGTGGAACCAATCCGGCATGCGCCGTTCAGCTGGTCGGCCCTCCGCTGAGCAGGCGAAGCGCACCCTGGGCGGTCGATTCGTGCGTGAGGACGAGACGATCGGGCACGGCGGCTTCGCGGACGTCTACCGCGCCGGCGACAAGAAGACCGGTGCGACTATCGCGGTCAAGATACTCCGCAACGTCGACGGCGTCGAAGAGGAAGCAATCAAGCGATTCCAGAGAGAGCTGCGGATCATGGAGAGACTCTCTCACCCCAACGTAGTGCAGGTACTTGCTCAGGGTGAGACCGGGGACGGCAAGGTGTGGTACGCAATGCCGCTGGCGCAGGGCAGCCTGGCGGACTACCTGTCCCTTTTGAAGGACAACCCCCCGCTGATCGTCGACATAATCCGGCAGGTTTGCGCAGGTTTGAACTACATCCACGGAGAAGGGATCTTCCATCGCGACCTGAAACCCGGGAACGTTCTGCGACTCGGAACTGGTGACGATGGGGCAGACACTTGGGCTGTGTCTGACTTCGGCCTTGCGGTCATGGCTGAGCGTGACACTGATCCGCTGACCTCTACCTACCGGCAGGGCCTGGGGTCGTGGGTCTACACCGCACCGGAGCAGTGGCAGAACGCCCGCCAGGCCAACCACCTGTCGGACATCTACAGCCTGGGCAAGATGCTTCAGGAACTGATAACTGGCGAGTGGCCAGTCAACGTCGAAATCACTCCAGGCGTCTTTCGCCCGGTGATTGAGAAGGCAATCGCTAACACGCCCTCCATGCGATACCAATCGGTCGCTGAATTTCGTGAGGCCGTCGAGCGGACCATAGACACTGAACAGGACCACCAGTCGTGGGAAACCCGAGAAGAGCAGGCTGAGCGACTTCGCGACCGCATTCTGGGCAAACCGACCTTCGAGGATCTCGTTGAGGTCCTCGACTGGGCCCAGTCGCTCAACGAGAATGACCGCGACGACATGTCGGCACTGGTGCGCGTCTTGCCCTGGATGAGTGCCTCGTCGATCGGCTCCCTTTGGGAGCGAGACGCACCGGCGTTCATGCGCGTCATGGAACGCTTCTGCTCCTACGTTGCAACGGGTAGTTTCTCCTTCGAGTCGTGCGACACGCTCGCTAACTTCATGCGGCGCGTCGTCGGCACCACGGGCAGCGCACCCATGCTCGGGAAGACCGTGGCGGCCTTGGCACGCCTTGGAGCCCACCACAATCGCTGGCATGTCCGCGACGTCCTCATCAAGATCCTGCAGAACGAGACCACGCTCGACGGTGCAGCAGAAGTCGTCGAGGCGATCCGATCAATCCCCATCGACGAAGCGCGTTGGTCGGTCACCGACTTCACCTTGAGAACGCTGCCCCGGCCGATCCGTACTGGACTCACGCCATTGCTCACCGAGGCGAGCTGA
- a CDS encoding N-6 DNA methylase, translating into MTLFELQAKIKSASDKMRADDNTKNALKYLEQLTWLLFLKVFDSMEETKEMVARIDGARYRPLIAGKYRWTTWARNTKLTGDELIEFVTDDLLPHLRGLRGSARAERIAAIFSEIRTVMKSGYSLKEVIAIVDSIDFHALDNHHAMSVIYESLLAQTADAGWSGEFYTPRPVVESMVRIVDPTLGKRIYDPCSGSGGFLVASAEHVASATKTVEDKELFNSATFFGQESGEIAALVGTMNLILHGVEDPQVVRRNTLEQDARNVNPSDQFDVILTNPPFGGTENPQVQQNFPSKSAATELLFLQHCMAKLRDGGRAAIVLPDGILYRTETAFSTVRRRMLNEFNVTAIVRLPTGVFPTAADTRTNLIFFSKGGRTQTIRYYQVPNPPGKRSYSKTNPLTVEVLRGAERWVVDGVADEYSWEVDYDTIIDNGYDLDIPWPKAALSADAASAGVLIEEMRNRLVTLTELTDALAEAHESLESYPLGESIQIADWAVEAGARAGSRIPGQFVGVSNQGGLTPFKGKPAKDTSRYRELRPGDFVYNPMRVNVGSIALCRREDEAGWVSPDYVVFRLAEDAPFHEEYLLMYLKSEKGKTEIVRESRGAVRRRLYFEGLAKINVPVPGDAESWSALIASFAAVRRHLRELPATALTTLAAFEAAAFSPRGAATDTPGDLIV; encoded by the coding sequence ATGACACTCTTCGAACTTCAGGCCAAAATCAAGTCCGCATCAGACAAGATGCGAGCCGACGACAACACCAAGAACGCGCTCAAGTACCTCGAACAACTCACATGGCTGCTCTTTCTCAAGGTCTTCGATTCGATGGAAGAGACGAAGGAGATGGTGGCGCGTATTGACGGAGCAAGGTATCGGCCGCTCATCGCGGGCAAGTACCGCTGGACGACTTGGGCGCGCAACACCAAGCTGACTGGTGATGAATTGATCGAGTTCGTCACCGACGACCTCTTGCCCCACCTGCGAGGATTGCGGGGAAGCGCACGAGCAGAACGGATCGCAGCGATCTTCAGCGAGATCCGGACGGTGATGAAGTCCGGTTACTCGCTCAAGGAGGTCATCGCGATCGTTGACTCGATTGACTTCCATGCGCTCGACAACCATCACGCGATGAGTGTCATCTACGAGTCGCTTCTCGCCCAGACGGCGGACGCAGGGTGGTCCGGTGAGTTCTACACGCCCCGCCCCGTCGTCGAGTCGATGGTGCGGATCGTCGACCCGACGCTCGGCAAGCGGATCTACGACCCGTGCTCCGGTTCGGGTGGCTTCCTGGTCGCATCCGCCGAGCACGTCGCCTCGGCGACCAAGACGGTGGAGGACAAGGAACTCTTCAACTCCGCGACGTTCTTCGGTCAGGAGTCGGGTGAGATTGCTGCGCTTGTCGGCACGATGAACCTGATCCTCCACGGCGTCGAGGACCCCCAGGTGGTGAGGCGCAACACGCTTGAGCAGGACGCCCGGAACGTGAATCCGAGCGATCAGTTCGACGTCATCCTCACCAACCCACCGTTCGGCGGGACCGAGAATCCGCAGGTCCAACAAAACTTCCCAAGCAAGTCTGCAGCCACCGAGTTGCTCTTCTTGCAGCACTGTATGGCGAAGCTCCGCGACGGTGGACGTGCGGCCATCGTCCTGCCCGACGGCATCCTCTACCGCACCGAGACGGCCTTCTCGACCGTGCGGCGCCGCATGCTCAACGAGTTCAACGTCACGGCTATCGTGCGGCTCCCGACCGGAGTGTTCCCGACTGCCGCAGACACGCGCACCAATCTGATCTTCTTTTCCAAGGGTGGACGCACACAGACGATCCGCTACTACCAGGTGCCAAATCCGCCCGGGAAGCGCTCATATAGCAAGACGAACCCCCTGACGGTCGAGGTACTCAGAGGCGCCGAGCGCTGGGTCGTCGACGGTGTCGCTGATGAGTACTCGTGGGAGGTCGACTACGACACCATCATCGACAACGGGTACGACCTCGACATCCCGTGGCCGAAGGCCGCCCTGTCGGCAGACGCCGCGTCTGCAGGCGTGCTCATTGAGGAAATGCGCAACCGCTTGGTCACACTCACTGAGCTTACCGATGCCCTGGCCGAGGCCCATGAATCGTTGGAGTCCTACCCGCTGGGAGAGAGCATCCAGATTGCCGACTGGGCCGTCGAGGCGGGCGCGCGAGCGGGCTCCCGTATCCCGGGCCAGTTCGTTGGTGTGTCCAACCAGGGTGGGCTCACCCCTTTCAAGGGCAAGCCCGCCAAGGACACCAGTCGCTACCGAGAACTACGCCCGGGCGACTTCGTCTACAACCCGATGCGTGTCAATGTCGGCTCCATCGCCTTGTGCCGACGCGAGGACGAGGCTGGCTGGGTCAGCCCCGACTACGTTGTCTTCCGCCTCGCGGAGGATGCTCCGTTCCACGAGGAATACCTGCTCATGTACCTCAAGAGCGAGAAGGGCAAGACCGAAATCGTGCGCGAGAGCCGAGGCGCCGTACGCAGGCGCCTCTATTTCGAGGGACTCGCGAAGATCAACGTGCCCGTTCCAGGCGACGCTGAGTCCTGGTCAGCCCTCATCGCATCATTCGCAGCCGTCCGGCGACACCTGCGCGAGCTCCCAGCAACCGCGCTGACCACGCTCGCTGCGTTCGAGGCTGCGGCCTTCAGCCCTCGTGGAGCTGCCACCGACACACCCGGCGATCTAATAGTGTAG
- the hsdR gene encoding EcoAI/FtnUII family type I restriction enzme subunit R, protein MNRNESQTRADLIDPLLQSSGWSSDLVESEHAYRPGKLRLLGEQTVRDEPQFVDYVLRGEPRGMILAAVEAKDESHAPGAGIQQALAYATDVLAPFAFATNGHEVVEQDMRTGAVRRLTEFPSPDELLQRWQADVAWRGQEVLGWRGGGASNPLLQPAYSLPGAPSLRYYQERAVSAAIEEMLMGRRRALLSLATGTGKTFIAFNIVYKLLTSGYLKRVLFIADRVNLRDQAHNEFGGLGDRRGVVTGGRVPLERDVHFAIYQSLYAQLPTGQRVFEQYPHDYFDLVVVDECHRSGYGDWGAILEHFDTAFHLGMTATPKEDDSINTYTFFASENADDRGQPRPVYEYSLGRGIDDGFLATYKVLQVSTSVDEGLVINTEIERGAELLVPDGTTPRDVYEMRAFERDIVVPDRTRVLCEHLAGVLRTYGPLDKTMVFCVTMEHAELVRSEMQRLLGSETGKNLYAARIVSEERDAQATLEQFQLASSTEPVVVTTVDLLSTGVNAPSVRNIVFMKPIGSVTTFKQIIGRGSRIDALTGKTFFRVIDYTNATRLFDEWDLPSQPVVAGPVTGDHSISGYVQDEDSAEPVANASLSVRLQGRLLAETRSTTDGRFDIPDQPSAVLDVFIAASGYTRRHLRVDTTSDEARNLVVALRRPSQGERRVRISGLEVTIKDEIEVDLGNGHVLPTAEYLARAKAVIGERAESLDELRSVWQTRSQREALGEYLAMRQITPELLALVIGRTDVDAFDLFAAAAFDAPLMSREARATAAQGALEKKYPELPDGLIAAVLDKFRLGGTAEISSSELFGLLPFSVSWGGVLGVASELGGPEQVAAFLQDVQISLYDAGIDG, encoded by the coding sequence GTGAACCGTAACGAAAGCCAGACGCGGGCTGACCTCATCGACCCTTTGCTTCAGTCTTCTGGCTGGTCGAGCGACCTGGTGGAGAGCGAGCACGCATATCGACCTGGCAAGCTTCGGCTGCTCGGCGAGCAGACAGTTCGGGATGAGCCGCAGTTCGTCGATTACGTGCTTCGCGGTGAGCCGCGAGGCATGATCCTCGCAGCCGTGGAGGCGAAGGACGAAAGCCACGCGCCCGGTGCGGGGATACAGCAGGCGCTCGCCTATGCAACTGACGTTCTGGCACCGTTCGCGTTTGCGACAAACGGGCATGAGGTCGTCGAGCAGGACATGCGGACCGGCGCGGTTCGCCGGCTCACTGAGTTCCCTTCTCCTGACGAGTTACTGCAGCGCTGGCAGGCGGATGTCGCGTGGCGGGGTCAAGAAGTTCTTGGCTGGCGTGGTGGTGGGGCCTCCAATCCGCTGTTGCAGCCGGCCTACAGCTTGCCGGGTGCCCCGTCGTTGCGCTACTACCAGGAGCGGGCGGTATCAGCAGCGATTGAGGAGATGCTGATGGGGCGCCGCCGGGCCTTGCTCTCGCTGGCGACCGGCACGGGCAAGACATTCATCGCGTTCAACATTGTCTACAAGTTGCTCACTAGCGGGTATCTCAAACGCGTGCTCTTCATTGCGGACCGGGTCAACCTGCGCGACCAGGCACACAACGAGTTCGGTGGCCTCGGTGATCGCCGCGGCGTCGTGACCGGTGGACGAGTGCCGCTTGAACGCGATGTGCACTTCGCGATCTACCAGTCGTTATATGCGCAGTTGCCGACCGGACAACGAGTATTCGAGCAGTACCCGCATGACTACTTCGACCTTGTGGTGGTCGACGAATGCCACCGCTCGGGATACGGCGACTGGGGAGCCATCCTTGAGCACTTCGACACAGCTTTCCACCTCGGTATGACAGCGACGCCGAAGGAAGACGACTCGATCAACACCTACACCTTCTTCGCCTCCGAGAACGCGGATGACCGAGGCCAGCCGCGGCCCGTGTACGAGTACTCACTTGGGCGCGGGATCGACGACGGGTTCCTCGCCACCTACAAGGTGTTGCAGGTCAGCACCAGCGTCGACGAGGGTCTGGTCATCAACACTGAGATCGAGCGGGGCGCCGAGCTTCTCGTACCCGACGGCACCACACCGCGCGATGTGTACGAGATGCGTGCATTCGAGAGAGACATCGTCGTACCGGACCGAACACGGGTGCTGTGCGAACACCTGGCCGGCGTCCTGCGAACCTACGGTCCGCTCGACAAGACCATGGTCTTCTGCGTCACCATGGAGCACGCCGAGTTAGTCCGTAGTGAGATGCAGCGGCTGCTCGGCTCCGAGACCGGCAAGAACCTCTACGCAGCCCGAATCGTTAGCGAGGAGCGCGACGCCCAAGCCACCCTTGAGCAGTTCCAGCTCGCGTCCTCCACTGAGCCGGTAGTCGTGACGACCGTCGACCTGCTGTCGACGGGAGTCAACGCCCCCTCGGTGCGCAACATCGTCTTCATGAAGCCAATCGGTTCGGTCACGACATTCAAGCAGATCATCGGCCGCGGCAGCCGCATCGATGCGCTGACCGGCAAGACCTTCTTCCGCGTCATTGACTACACCAATGCCACCCGCCTGTTCGACGAATGGGATCTGCCGAGCCAGCCTGTCGTGGCAGGGCCAGTGACCGGGGACCACAGTATCTCTGGATACGTGCAAGATGAGGATTCAGCCGAGCCCGTCGCCAACGCTTCACTCTCCGTGCGGCTCCAGGGCCGCCTCCTCGCCGAAACCCGCAGCACAACTGATGGGCGCTTCGACATTCCAGACCAGCCGAGTGCGGTGCTCGATGTCTTCATCGCCGCAAGCGGCTACACCCGACGACACCTTCGCGTCGACACCACCTCTGATGAGGCACGGAACCTCGTGGTTGCGCTGCGCCGCCCGTCGCAGGGCGAACGACGTGTGAGGATTTCCGGGCTGGAAGTAACAATCAAGGACGAGATCGAAGTAGACCTCGGCAACGGTCATGTCCTCCCCACCGCGGAATACCTCGCACGCGCCAAGGCGGTGATCGGCGAGCGGGCGGAGTCGCTCGACGAGCTGCGCAGCGTCTGGCAAACGCGCTCCCAGCGCGAGGCGCTCGGCGAGTACCTGGCCATGCGTCAGATCACTCCTGAGCTGCTCGCACTCGTCATTGGCCGCACCGATGTCGACGCATTCGACCTGTTCGCCGCAGCTGCCTTCGATGCTCCCTTGATGAGCCGGGAGGCGCGGGCAACCGCGGCGCAGGGTGCGTTGGAGAAGAAGTACCCGGAGCTACCGGACGGATTGATCGCAGCTGTGCTGGATAAGTTCCGTCTCGGCGGCACAGCCGAGATCTCCAGCAGTGAACTTTTCGGTCTCCTGCCCTTCAGCGTCAGCTGGGGAGGCGTTCTCGGAGTCGCTTCCGAACTCGGCGGGCCGGAGCAGGTCGCGGCGTTCCTCCAGGACGTCCAGATTTCCCTCTACGACGCAGGAATTGACGGATGA
- a CDS encoding sulfate permease, with protein MIQLIWAASVHTRYFLRRYMPTNILLDVIRTRRGLKWGAPAMLLAIPYLLVAAICRNLIEEGGPGWLNLLVLLFIYNAMKFTIMGPVSLILLARTRQLERAQRRHQRDREAETLQVAGPSAGGRELFLARSDAY; from the coding sequence ATGATCCAATTGATCTGGGCCGCAAGCGTCCACACCCGCTACTTCTTGCGTCGTTACATGCCGACCAACATCCTCCTCGACGTCATTCGCACGCGTCGCGGCCTCAAATGGGGTGCCCCGGCGATGCTGCTGGCGATCCCGTACCTGCTCGTGGCGGCCATCTGCCGCAACCTGATCGAGGAGGGCGGCCCGGGCTGGCTCAACCTGCTCGTGCTGTTGTTCATCTACAACGCGATGAAGTTCACCATCATGGGACCAGTCAGTCTCATCCTGCTCGCCCGAACCCGCCAGCTCGAGCGGGCACAGCGCCGTCACCAGCGGGACAGGGAGGCTGAGACCCTGCAAGTGGCCGGCCCCAGCGCCGGTGGACGCGAGTTGTTCTTGGCGAGGTCAGACGCCTACTGA
- the mobF gene encoding MobF family relaxase, with the protein MTVSMRVMSAGDGYKYLLRSVVAADGDRSLSTPLTRYYAEEGTPPGRWLGSGLAGLGDGRLSTGDQVSEAQLQLLVGMGRDPVTGEPLGRAFPRYAAVAQRIKQRVEQLPGELGPAVRAEATAQIENEETTQGTRRAVAGFDYTFSVPKSVSVLWGVADAGMQALITEAHHEAVAEVVDFMERAVAATRTGITAGDGAVAQVDVTGLIAPAFDHYDSRAGDPQLHTHVVVSNKVQTALDGRWRSLDGRPMHAAVVALSEHYNAVLADRLTRTFGLDWEPRERGRDRNPSWEITAVPDELIAAFSTRSHHIEAEADRLIAEYVAEHGRRPSAATIVKLRAQATLATRPDKQVRSLADLTAAWRTRASSLLGEDVTTWARGVTGTGAPMVLRADDVPLETVAAVGAAVVAVVGEKRSTWRRWNLHAEASRQTMGWRFASARDREAIVGMIADAAEQASLRLTPPELAASPAVFRRIDGTSVFRPKHSTVFSSEELLAAEDRLLDRSRTLTGPAVPVETVEQITARPDTEGRMLSEDQAEALMKVVVSGRVVDVLVGPAGAGKTTAMNALRRAWEAERGPGSVVGMAPSAVAAQVLADDLGIVTENTAKWWTNHLTHGTTFEAGQLVIIDEASLAGTLSLDRITRLAAQAGAKVLLVGDYAQLQSVDAGGAFSLLVGDRDDTPELVDVHRFMNVWEKSASLSLRHGHADVIDSYIDHDRVRGGDAEAMTDGAYVAWRADRDAGLVSVLIAETRDDVSTLNSRARADLILDGVLRPSREVDLSDATTAGMGDTIITRRNDRRLRNRKEWVRNGDTWTITAVRDDGSLTVHRTGRKFSGAIVLPAAYVAEHVDLGYAVTAHRTQGLTTDTAHVLVEPTTTRENLYVAMSRGKRSNIAYVILDRPDDHTHPHPGDSLDATARSVLYGVLQHTGAELSAHEIIVAEQHTWGLIAQLAAEYETIAAAAQYDRWVTLIRTSGLAEDQADAVVESETFGALTAELRRAEANHHDIDRLVPRLVAARGFDDADDIAAVLHHRVARATARPAGSGRTRRAPRLIAGLIPHADGSMAGDMRQALGERRKLIEDRAYAVLDTALDAKSSWTKPLGTPPRDQSRQRAWRRQVRVIAAYRDRYGITDDAPLGAPPEATAQKVDAARARLALDQATRITADANDVSRETPRRTPERQSPTL; encoded by the coding sequence ATGACGGTGTCGATGCGGGTGATGAGCGCCGGCGACGGCTACAAGTACCTGCTTCGTAGCGTTGTCGCCGCCGACGGTGACCGCTCCCTTTCGACACCGTTGACGCGCTACTACGCGGAGGAAGGTACGCCCCCGGGACGGTGGCTGGGTTCCGGCCTCGCTGGCCTGGGTGATGGTCGGCTCTCGACCGGGGATCAGGTCTCGGAAGCGCAGCTTCAGCTCTTGGTCGGGATGGGCCGCGACCCTGTCACCGGCGAGCCGCTAGGGCGAGCCTTCCCGCGGTACGCCGCGGTCGCCCAGCGCATCAAGCAGCGCGTCGAGCAACTGCCGGGTGAGCTGGGGCCGGCAGTTCGGGCCGAAGCCACCGCGCAGATCGAGAACGAGGAGACAACTCAGGGGACCAGGAGGGCGGTCGCCGGGTTCGACTACACATTCTCGGTGCCGAAGTCGGTCTCTGTGCTCTGGGGTGTCGCGGACGCAGGAATGCAGGCGTTGATCACCGAGGCCCACCATGAGGCGGTGGCGGAGGTGGTGGACTTCATGGAGCGTGCGGTCGCCGCCACCCGCACCGGCATCACGGCCGGCGATGGGGCGGTCGCCCAGGTCGACGTGACCGGGCTGATCGCCCCCGCGTTCGATCACTACGATTCCCGGGCCGGCGACCCGCAGCTCCACACCCACGTGGTCGTGTCCAACAAGGTGCAGACGGCACTGGATGGACGGTGGCGGTCGCTGGATGGGCGGCCAATGCACGCCGCCGTGGTCGCCCTCTCCGAGCATTACAACGCGGTGCTGGCAGACCGGCTCACCCGTACCTTCGGCCTCGACTGGGAGCCGCGGGAGCGGGGACGGGACCGGAACCCGTCCTGGGAGATAACCGCAGTCCCAGACGAGTTGATCGCAGCATTCTCTACCCGCTCGCACCACATCGAGGCCGAGGCCGACCGGCTCATCGCCGAGTACGTCGCCGAGCATGGTCGGCGACCGTCTGCGGCGACGATCGTGAAGCTGCGCGCCCAGGCCACCCTCGCCACCCGGCCGGACAAGCAGGTGCGGTCGCTTGCTGACCTGACCGCGGCGTGGCGTACCCGCGCCAGCAGCCTCCTCGGAGAGGACGTGACGACCTGGGCGCGCGGCGTGACGGGCACCGGGGCTCCAATGGTGTTGCGGGCGGATGATGTGCCGCTGGAGACGGTCGCTGCGGTCGGGGCCGCGGTGGTGGCCGTGGTCGGTGAGAAGCGCTCGACCTGGCGGCGTTGGAACCTGCACGCCGAAGCCTCCCGGCAGACGATGGGCTGGCGGTTCGCCAGCGCACGCGACCGAGAGGCGATCGTCGGGATGATCGCCGACGCCGCCGAACAAGCCTCGCTCCGGCTGACTCCGCCAGAGCTGGCCGCCAGTCCCGCGGTCTTCCGGCGCATCGACGGGACGAGCGTGTTCCGGCCCAAGCACTCCACGGTGTTCTCCTCCGAAGAACTCCTCGCCGCCGAGGACCGGCTGCTCGACCGATCCCGCACCCTCACCGGGCCGGCGGTCCCGGTGGAGACGGTGGAGCAGATCACCGCCCGCCCCGACACCGAGGGGCGGATGCTCAGCGAGGATCAGGCCGAGGCGCTGATGAAGGTCGTGGTCTCGGGCCGCGTCGTCGATGTGTTGGTCGGTCCGGCCGGGGCGGGCAAGACCACCGCAATGAACGCTCTACGCCGGGCCTGGGAAGCTGAGCGCGGACCGGGCTCAGTGGTCGGGATGGCACCATCGGCCGTGGCCGCGCAAGTGCTGGCCGACGACCTCGGCATTGTTACCGAGAACACGGCGAAGTGGTGGACCAATCACCTCACCCACGGCACCACGTTCGAGGCTGGGCAGCTCGTTATCATTGACGAGGCCTCCCTGGCAGGCACGCTGTCCCTCGATCGCATCACGCGTCTCGCCGCGCAGGCTGGGGCGAAGGTGCTGCTCGTCGGCGACTATGCCCAGCTTCAGTCCGTGGACGCCGGCGGGGCCTTCTCTCTGCTGGTAGGTGACCGTGATGACACGCCTGAGCTGGTCGATGTCCACCGCTTCATGAACGTGTGGGAGAAGAGCGCCTCGCTCTCGCTGCGGCACGGCCACGCCGATGTGATCGACAGCTACATCGACCACGACCGTGTCCGCGGCGGCGACGCTGAGGCGATGACCGACGGCGCCTACGTCGCCTGGCGCGCCGACCGCGATGCCGGACTGGTGTCAGTACTGATCGCCGAGACCCGCGACGACGTAAGCACCCTGAACTCCCGCGCGCGTGCGGACCTCATTCTCGACGGTGTGCTCAGGCCGAGTCGGGAGGTTGACCTGAGCGACGCTACGACAGCAGGGATGGGCGATACGATCATCACCCGCCGCAACGACCGCCGTCTTCGCAACCGCAAGGAATGGGTGCGCAACGGCGACACCTGGACCATCACGGCCGTCCGCGACGACGGATCGCTCACCGTCCACCGCACCGGTCGGAAATTCAGCGGGGCCATCGTCCTGCCTGCTGCGTATGTGGCCGAGCATGTCGATCTGGGATACGCGGTCACCGCGCACCGAACCCAAGGCCTCACCACCGATACCGCTCACGTGCTGGTGGAACCGACCACGACGCGGGAGAACCTATATGTCGCCATGAGCCGCGGCAAACGATCCAACATTGCGTACGTGATACTGGACCGCCCCGACGACCACACGCATCCCCATCCCGGCGACAGCCTCGATGCCACCGCCCGGTCCGTGCTCTATGGGGTGCTCCAGCACACCGGTGCCGAGCTGTCCGCGCACGAGATCATCGTCGCTGAACAACACACCTGGGGCTTGATCGCCCAGCTCGCGGCTGAGTACGAGACCATCGCGGCCGCAGCCCAATACGACCGCTGGGTCACCCTCATCCGTACCAGCGGCCTTGCCGAAGACCAGGCCGACGCCGTGGTCGAGTCTGAGACCTTTGGGGCGCTGACCGCCGAACTACGACGGGCCGAGGCCAACCACCACGACATTGACCGACTGGTCCCGCGCCTCGTCGCCGCGCGAGGATTCGATGACGCCGACGACATCGCCGCCGTGCTGCACCACCGGGTAGCACGCGCCACCGCACGCCCCGCCGGTTCCGGCCGCACCCGCAGAGCGCCTCGCCTGATCGCCGGCCTCATCCCACACGCCGACGGCTCGATGGCCGGCGACATGCGGCAGGCGCTCGGGGAGAGGCGGAAGCTGATCGAGGATCGCGCCTATGCCGTCCTGGATACCGCACTCGACGCGAAATCCTCGTGGACGAAGCCACTCGGAACGCCACCGCGCGACCAGAGCAGGCAACGGGCATGGCGACGACAGGTCCGCGTGATCGCGGCGTACCGGGACCGGTACGGGATCACCGACGACGCACCGCTGGGTGCTCCACCCGAGGCGACGGCACAGAAGGTCGACGCCGCACGAGCCCGCCTCGCACTGGATCAAGCCACCCGCATCACCGCCGACGCGAACGACGTCTCGCGCGAGACACCACGGCGCACCCCCGAACGGCAGTCGCCGACCCTGTAG